Proteins encoded in a region of the candidate division WOR-3 bacterium genome:
- a CDS encoding DHH family phosphoesterase, producing METEQKKTFPFLAEIGMPSVKSADIYTHSSPDGDAIGSSLALASILENAEIKARLFCEGPFPKKYSFLPISKFSTTPPTSFSESAFFLDCGDTRRLGETFSKINKFYELKIDIDHHVDNKLFGDLNVVDPNASSTAELLASIVHDDLIDSQIAKYLYVGIISDTYGFSTSTVSSKTFKIASNLLEKDISSNVIWKEIFRLPTNTFLFYADVLKYSERDRETIFSKVTKDLMDKYSISEEDTEGLANYLLQLKDIDTVVLLRERNGSTRLSFRSSGKKDVGEISRKLGGGGHKFASGAIIDQDLNQALSTVKQTLMV from the coding sequence ATGGAAACTGAACAAAAAAAAACTTTTCCGTTTCTTGCGGAAATTGGTATGCCTTCGGTCAAATCCGCCGATATTTATACTCATTCATCTCCAGACGGCGACGCTATAGGATCGTCGCTCGCGTTGGCTTCGATCCTCGAAAACGCCGAAATCAAGGCAAGATTATTCTGCGAGGGTCCTTTTCCGAAAAAATATTCGTTTCTACCGATCTCAAAATTTTCGACAACACCTCCAACGTCATTCAGCGAATCAGCTTTTTTTCTCGACTGCGGAGACACGAGAAGACTTGGAGAAACATTTTCGAAAATCAACAAATTTTACGAATTGAAAATCGACATAGACCATCATGTCGACAACAAACTTTTCGGAGACTTGAATGTCGTCGACCCCAACGCTTCTTCAACAGCGGAATTGTTGGCAAGCATTGTTCATGATGATTTGATAGACTCCCAGATTGCGAAATATCTTTACGTGGGAATTATATCCGACACCTATGGATTTTCTACTTCTACTGTGTCTTCTAAGACTTTTAAAATCGCTTCCAACCTGCTTGAAAAAGACATCAGTTCAAATGTTATATGGAAAGAAATCTTCAGGTTGCCTACGAACACCTTCTTGTTCTATGCGGATGTCCTAAAATATTCTGAAAGGGACAGAGAGACAATATTTTCAAAAGTGACAAAAGACCTTATGGATAAGTATTCTATTTCGGAAGAAGACACTGAAGGGCTCGCAAACTATCTGCTACAGCTAAAAGACATAGACACAGTAGTCCTTTTGAGAGAGAGAAACGGTTCAACAAGGTTGAGTTTCAGGTCTTCAGGTAAAAAAGACGTGGGAGAAATTTCAAGGAAACTCGGCGGAGGCGGGCACAAGTTCGCGTCAGGGGCGATAATCGATCAGGATTTGAATCAAGCTCTTTCGACGGTAAAACAGACTTTGATGGTATGA
- the lgt gene encoding prolipoprotein diacylglyceryl transferase: protein MFRLLIDLGPIKIYSYGFMQFLAFLAGIMLAKKRASKNGITPNLIYDLSFWILIGGVAGGRLWYVIEHFDYFRANPFETVQVWHGGMVIYGGLILGFLAGFIYLKKNKIGFLKIADIVAPSITFGIFIGRIGCFLNGCCYGLQSEKIGIVFHDHSNSGLLPDAPIGIKVIPTQIFMSISALFLTIYLLLLDRRKVSQGETFCWLTIFYGIHRFSIDFLRHYEGNALVFKYITLSQFFSLILIATGITLLSFIILRNKKL, encoded by the coding sequence ATGTTCCGCCTTCTAATAGACCTTGGTCCTATAAAAATCTACAGTTATGGCTTTATGCAGTTTCTTGCGTTTCTCGCGGGAATCATGCTCGCCAAAAAAAGAGCTTCCAAAAACGGGATTACCCCGAACCTGATTTACGACCTTTCATTCTGGATTCTTATTGGAGGAGTAGCGGGAGGAAGGCTTTGGTATGTCATTGAGCATTTTGACTATTTCAGAGCGAATCCCTTTGAAACCGTCCAGGTATGGCATGGCGGAATGGTAATATACGGAGGGCTCATCCTCGGTTTTTTAGCCGGCTTTATTTATCTTAAAAAAAACAAAATCGGTTTTTTGAAAATTGCCGACATCGTCGCTCCATCTATAACATTCGGTATTTTTATCGGTAGAATAGGTTGTTTTTTGAACGGCTGCTGCTACGGACTGCAAAGTGAAAAAATTGGAATAGTCTTTCACGATCATTCCAACAGCGGACTTCTCCCCGACGCTCCAATCGGAATTAAAGTCATACCGACTCAAATCTTTATGTCGATTTCGGCTCTTTTTCTGACTATTTACCTTTTGTTGCTCGACAGAAGAAAAGTATCACAAGGTGAAACCTTCTGTTGGCTGACAATATTTTACGGGATTCACAGGTTTTCAATAGATTTTCTGAGGCATTATGAGGGCAACGCTTTGGTGTTCAAATACATAACCCTTTCACAATTTTTCAGCCTTATCCTGATCGCTACCGGAATCACTCTGTTGTCTTTTATCATTCTAAGAAATAAAAAACTTTGA
- the rbfA gene encoding 30S ribosome-binding factor RbfA — protein sequence MKISHRPKRVEETIAKEFSTILDSFTRKMSLSMTTVTAVMIDKSLKNAKIKVSVLGTKEEQEKTFNHLNLHKKTLRYLLAQNIRIKYMPEIHFVLDQSKEIIEKIESLSKEENDGN from the coding sequence ATGAAAATATCACACAGACCCAAAAGAGTCGAAGAGACAATCGCGAAAGAGTTTTCTACTATTCTCGATTCTTTCACGAGAAAAATGTCCCTTTCCATGACTACAGTGACGGCTGTCATGATTGACAAAAGTTTGAAAAACGCCAAAATTAAAGTCAGTGTTTTGGGAACGAAAGAAGAACAGGAAAAAACTTTTAACCACCTGAATCTACACAAGAAAACATTGAGGTACCTTCTGGCGCAAAATATAAGAATAAAATACATGCCTGAAATTCATTTTGTGCTGGATCAAAGCAAAGAGATAATTGAAAAAATTGAATCACTGTCTAAAGAGGAAAATGATGGAAACTGA
- the htpG gene encoding molecular chaperone HtpG: MQKHEFRTETKKLLDIVVHSLYSKKDIFLRELISNSSDAINKLRFLALTEDNVVSSNENFNIEIIPDRDKNTLTIKDNGIGMTRDEIDINLGTIARSGTRNYLEGLSQSDLKELPDLIGKFGVGFYSAFMVADKIEVRSKGFKPDDKGVFWTSNVDDYTYEVSEIDKTDRGTEVILHLKESEKEFLEDWKISELVKKYSDFVEYPITLNTGKEKKKINSQKALWQMKKDEIEKKEYDDFYKSMTFDFKDPLSVVHYKAEGTNEFTALAFIPSEKPPFTFFEDMKSGMNLYINRIQVLSHSEELLPHYLKFVSGIIDSSDLPLNISREMLQENRKLMQIKQNLTKKILGELESIKKERLDRYVKFFENFGNYLKEGAVQDASNREKLLELLIFHSSSSQPHEFTDLIQYTSSMLKDQKEIYYLVAESDDLARKSPVQEMLKSKGFEILYLEPGIDELLIQNAPQYKNYEFCNIAEEHDSQKEENASEDFTRFKGFIEWAKDVLKDDVKDVKLSDKLLESPACLTREKGSYSFNLEKALRDINKGIPASKPIFEINPKNKIINNLLNMFEKDRSSLKLNQSLSLLFDLSLMQEGSDPRDVPKFADNLLSFMS; this comes from the coding sequence ATGCAAAAACACGAATTCAGAACCGAGACAAAAAAACTTCTAGATATAGTAGTCCATTCCCTTTATTCGAAGAAAGATATTTTTCTCAGAGAGCTTATATCCAACTCGTCAGACGCAATAAACAAACTGCGGTTTCTCGCTCTCACTGAAGACAACGTCGTGTCTTCAAACGAAAATTTCAACATAGAAATTATACCCGACAGGGATAAAAATACACTTACCATTAAAGATAATGGCATAGGAATGACAAGAGATGAAATTGACATTAATTTGGGCACCATAGCCCGATCCGGAACAAGAAATTACCTTGAAGGTCTCTCCCAGAGCGACCTCAAAGAGCTTCCTGATCTAATAGGCAAGTTCGGCGTAGGTTTTTACAGCGCTTTCATGGTGGCTGATAAAATCGAAGTCAGGAGTAAGGGTTTCAAACCTGACGATAAGGGAGTTTTTTGGACTTCTAACGTGGATGACTACACTTACGAAGTTTCAGAAATTGACAAAACCGACAGAGGGACAGAAGTCATACTTCACCTCAAAGAAAGCGAAAAGGAATTTCTCGAGGACTGGAAAATATCCGAACTAGTCAAGAAATATTCCGACTTCGTCGAATACCCTATAACTCTTAATACCGGTAAAGAAAAAAAGAAGATAAACTCGCAAAAAGCACTCTGGCAGATGAAAAAAGATGAAATTGAAAAAAAGGAATACGACGATTTTTACAAATCTATGACGTTTGATTTCAAAGATCCCCTTTCAGTGGTTCACTACAAAGCAGAAGGCACTAACGAATTCACAGCTTTGGCTTTTATACCTTCGGAAAAACCTCCATTTACGTTTTTTGAAGACATGAAATCAGGCATGAATCTATACATAAACAGAATCCAGGTTTTATCCCACAGCGAAGAACTCCTGCCTCACTATCTTAAATTCGTATCCGGAATAATTGACAGTTCAGACCTGCCTTTGAACATATCGAGAGAGATGCTCCAGGAAAACCGAAAACTTATGCAGATAAAACAAAACCTGACAAAGAAAATTTTAGGCGAACTCGAAAGTATAAAAAAAGAAAGGCTGGACCGTTATGTTAAATTCTTTGAAAATTTTGGCAACTACCTAAAAGAAGGCGCGGTTCAAGACGCCTCAAACAGAGAGAAACTGCTTGAACTCCTGATTTTCCATTCATCATCTTCACAGCCGCATGAATTTACAGATCTGATTCAATACACATCCTCCATGCTAAAAGACCAGAAAGAGATCTATTATCTCGTCGCGGAATCAGATGATCTGGCCAGAAAATCCCCTGTCCAGGAGATGCTGAAATCCAAGGGTTTTGAGATATTGTATCTTGAGCCCGGAATCGACGAATTGTTAATCCAAAATGCTCCCCAGTACAAAAATTACGAATTTTGCAATATAGCAGAGGAACATGATTCTCAAAAAGAGGAAAATGCATCCGAAGACTTTACTCGTTTCAAGGGTTTTATCGAATGGGCAAAAGATGTCCTTAAAGACGACGTCAAAGATGTCAAATTATCTGATAAACTCCTTGAAAGTCCGGCGTGTCTCACGCGAGAAAAGGGGAGTTATTCTTTTAACCTCGAAAAGGCTCTGCGGGATATAAACAAAGGCATTCCGGCTTCCAAACCCATATTTGAAATAAACCCAAAAAATAAAATCATAAATAACCTTCTCAATATGTTTGAAAAGGACAGATCGAGCCTCAAACTCAACCAGAGTTTATCGCTTCTTTTCGATTTGTCTCTTATGCAGGAAGGTTCTGATCCCAGGGATGTGCCCAAATTCGCCGATAATTTGCTTTCTTTTATGTCATAA
- a CDS encoding CvpA family protein, translating to MNAIDITILGACALAILAGAVLGIVRLVFYLLGLMVGAVAASYADTSVNFSPWLSHVLSLSLWIAVSFSFGAIGFFLHKKLKNIGINPLDRFWGAAFSTIAVSIALIVALSFVKSIYPPAVEIIEDSFAANFLLSIQKSVFTSLNR from the coding sequence TTGAACGCGATAGACATAACAATTTTAGGCGCATGCGCCCTTGCTATTTTAGCGGGAGCTGTACTTGGAATAGTGAGGTTGGTTTTCTATCTCCTCGGTTTGATGGTCGGAGCTGTTGCGGCTTCTTACGCGGACACTTCGGTGAATTTTTCTCCCTGGCTTTCCCATGTTTTATCCTTATCACTCTGGATAGCAGTCAGTTTCTCTTTCGGAGCGATAGGTTTTTTTCTACATAAAAAACTCAAGAATATCGGAATCAACCCGCTTGACAGATTTTGGGGGGCTGCCTTTTCGACTATCGCGGTTTCGATCGCTTTAATAGTAGCCCTTTCCTTTGTAAAGTCTATTTATCCCCCAGCCGTCGAAATCATTGAAGATTCTTTCGCCGCAAATTTTTTGCTATCCATCCAAAAATCTGTTTTTACCAGTTTAAACAGGTAA
- a CDS encoding RnfABCDGE type electron transport complex subunit B: MDPMIIILSTAVVGTLGLSFGIILSTAAKKLKVEIDPRVEEILKYLPNANCGACGAPGCAGFAQGVVEGRFSPNGCIPGGAETSEKIAQIMGVKTEAGTKKIAFLLCGGDREQSPDICRYEGVKTCRAANLVISSMKSCVYGCLGFGDCVAACPFDAIHMGKKGLPDIDPLKCTGCGKCVEACPKGILKLYDIHIPIVIRCSNPEKLKNVRDVCKVGCIGCSICVRKAPENSMEMAGNLPQLKQGYPTDKTLWQESIKSCPTKCITEGV, translated from the coding sequence ATGGATCCGATGATCATAATTCTTTCAACTGCTGTAGTTGGAACTCTTGGGCTATCTTTCGGCATAATATTGAGCACGGCTGCAAAAAAATTAAAAGTTGAAATTGACCCGAGGGTTGAAGAAATACTCAAATACTTACCTAACGCCAACTGTGGAGCTTGCGGCGCTCCGGGCTGCGCGGGTTTCGCACAAGGTGTCGTAGAAGGAAGATTCTCGCCAAATGGTTGCATCCCAGGGGGTGCCGAAACATCAGAAAAAATTGCTCAAATCATGGGGGTAAAAACTGAAGCAGGAACTAAAAAGATCGCTTTTCTTCTCTGCGGCGGCGACAGGGAACAAAGCCCTGATATATGCAGATACGAGGGAGTCAAGACATGCCGGGCCGCCAACCTTGTCATCTCAAGCATGAAATCCTGCGTTTATGGATGCTTGGGTTTCGGCGACTGCGTCGCCGCCTGTCCATTTGACGCCATACATATGGGAAAGAAAGGTCTTCCTGATATTGATCCGTTGAAATGCACGGGTTGCGGCAAATGCGTCGAAGCGTGCCCCAAAGGAATCCTAAAACTCTATGATATACATATTCCCATCGTCATAAGATGTTCTAACCCGGAAAAACTCAAAAACGTTAGAGATGTCTGTAAAGTGGGGTGCATCGGATGTTCTATTTGTGTGCGAAAAGCCCCAGAAAATTCGATGGAAATGGCGGGTAACCTTCCGCAATTGAAACAGGGGTATCCCACCGACAAGACTCTCTGGCAAGAATCCATTAAATCATGCCCTACCAAATGCATAACCGAAGGCGTTTGA